A genomic window from Corallincola holothuriorum includes:
- a CDS encoding ApeP family dehydratase, which translates to MDVKKYPIEEIVPHSYPMILIDELLSITEKSAIARVDIKPDCILLDPNGECSAATGIEWMAQTIAAHAGYFARQQQKTVEIGFLLGTRRYRSTRSTFFSGDQYIVKVEQLYLEDGMASFACEIIDNEDVIVTATINTYQPDHSKVADVIGEPSE; encoded by the coding sequence ATGGACGTAAAAAAATACCCTATTGAAGAGATTGTTCCCCATTCATACCCAATGATTTTAATCGACGAACTCCTCTCTATTACCGAAAAATCAGCTATCGCCAGGGTGGATATTAAACCTGACTGCATTCTCCTGGATCCCAATGGTGAATGCTCTGCTGCGACGGGAATTGAGTGGATGGCACAAACAATTGCCGCGCATGCAGGATATTTTGCACGCCAGCAACAAAAAACGGTTGAAATAGGGTTTTTATTAGGTACTCGTCGTTATCGCAGCACGAGAAGCACTTTTTTTTCTGGTGACCAGTACATAGTGAAAGTAGAGCAACTCTACTTAGAAGATGGCATGGCTTCATTCGCATGTGAAATCATCGACAATGAGGATGTTATCGTCACCGCCACAATTAACACCTACCAGCCTGACCATAGCAAGGTAGCAGACGTAATTGGAGAACCAAGTGAGTAG
- a CDS encoding DUF3261 domain-containing protein has protein sequence MRFVFCTIVSLTIFILASCAHPQKGELLPKPISNALYDVRPALLGDTEPYPDSLSQLVTFHYDTRTEALPFVISLSSDEILMSAIASWGSPLFVLRYDGHDITFLQAPIVDIALKPEYILGDFFLTYWPTNSLANALKPLGFTIADNGLTRQVWQDGLLVMTIQYQHNSRWRSAVELVHHQLNYQLNIQPLSESDEHGQ, from the coding sequence TTGCGTTTTGTTTTTTGCACTATCGTCAGCCTCACTATCTTCATATTAGCTAGCTGTGCTCACCCACAAAAAGGCGAATTACTTCCTAAGCCCATATCCAACGCACTTTATGATGTTAGACCGGCATTACTCGGCGACACCGAACCTTATCCTGACAGCCTTTCTCAACTCGTTACGTTTCATTATGATACGAGGACAGAAGCGCTACCCTTTGTGATTAGCTTATCATCGGACGAGATATTAATGAGTGCCATCGCTAGTTGGGGCTCACCGTTGTTCGTTTTACGATATGACGGGCACGATATTACGTTTTTGCAAGCTCCGATTGTTGATATTGCACTAAAACCTGAATATATACTTGGTGATTTCTTTTTAACCTACTGGCCAACCAACTCGTTGGCCAACGCCTTAAAACCATTAGGGTTTACGATTGCAGATAACGGTTTAACTCGCCAAGTATGGCAGGATGGATTGTTAGTTATGACGATTCAGTACCAACACAATAGCCGCTGGCGATCTGCCGTTGAACTAGTGCATCATCAACTAAACTATCAGCTTAATATTCAACCGCTATCTGAGAGTGACGAACATGGGCAGTAA
- a CDS encoding beta-ketoacyl-ACP synthase: protein MSQLKRVVVTGMAGISPMGTDWVSTLASLKAKQNFVEYIREWDKFSGLNTRLGAPVKGFQVPTSFPRKKVRSMGRVSRLATVATQAALADADLIDHPVLTNGATGISYGSSVGSTEPFAAFGKMLNDGDCSGINATSYIKMMAHTTAVNLSLFFELKGRVHTTSSACTSGSQGIGYAYEAIKHGYQTVMVAGGAEELCPTEAVVFDTLYATSLLNDTPTRSPRPFDQERDGLVIGEGAGTLILEELEHAQQRGATIYAELIGFGTNCDAMHVTQPTAETMQVAMELALNDAGVSRDDVGYVCAHGTATERGDIAESQATASTFGRPIAISSLKSYIGHTLGACGALEAWMSIEMMRTGWFAPTINLDRVDERCGELDYVTGNGRCIDTDLIMTNNFAFGGINTSLIFQRWPE, encoded by the coding sequence ATGAGCCAATTAAAACGCGTGGTTGTCACCGGCATGGCTGGCATCTCGCCAATGGGTACCGACTGGGTTTCCACCTTAGCGAGCCTCAAAGCCAAACAAAACTTTGTCGAATATATTCGCGAATGGGATAAATTTTCCGGTCTCAACACCCGCTTAGGAGCGCCGGTTAAAGGCTTTCAAGTTCCGACTTCTTTCCCTAGAAAGAAAGTGCGAAGCATGGGGCGAGTTTCTAGGTTAGCAACCGTTGCAACGCAAGCTGCACTAGCAGATGCAGATCTAATTGATCACCCGGTTTTAACGAATGGTGCCACTGGAATATCTTATGGCTCGTCGGTGGGAAGTACCGAGCCATTTGCTGCGTTTGGCAAAATGCTTAACGATGGGGATTGCTCCGGTATCAACGCAACGTCCTATATCAAAATGATGGCGCACACCACGGCTGTCAACCTGAGCCTCTTTTTTGAATTAAAAGGAAGAGTTCATACTACGAGCAGTGCCTGCACATCAGGTAGCCAAGGCATAGGGTACGCTTATGAAGCAATTAAGCACGGCTACCAAACCGTTATGGTTGCAGGTGGTGCAGAAGAGTTATGTCCTACTGAGGCGGTAGTATTCGACACTCTTTACGCAACCAGTCTACTGAACGACACACCAACCCGTAGCCCTCGCCCTTTTGACCAAGAAAGAGACGGCTTAGTCATTGGTGAAGGCGCTGGAACCCTCATTTTGGAGGAGTTGGAGCATGCCCAGCAACGAGGCGCTACGATTTACGCTGAGCTGATTGGATTCGGTACTAACTGTGACGCGATGCATGTCACCCAGCCAACGGCCGAGACAATGCAAGTGGCAATGGAACTTGCACTTAATGATGCCGGCGTTAGTCGAGACGACGTAGGTTATGTGTGTGCCCATGGCACTGCAACCGAACGAGGTGACATCGCAGAATCACAAGCTACCGCATCCACATTTGGGAGACCGATAGCGATAAGTTCGTTAAAGAGCTACATAGGTCATACGCTTGGCGCGTGCGGTGCACTGGAAGCATGGATGTCAATAGAGATGATGCGCACAGGCTGGTTCGCTCCCACCATTAACTTAGACAGAGTTGACGAACGTTGTGGTGAACTTGACTATGTGACAGGCAATGGAAGATGTATCGACACGGACCTAATCATGACGAATAATTTTGCTTTTGGCGGAATTAATACGTCTCTTATTTTTCAGCGCTGGCCAGAGTAG
- a CDS encoding alpha/beta fold hydrolase: MNLSKMEQSYIGVCKKASWVALVILFSINVAIAGGFNDKLKAALEDVKGKVDEYLALDEPLPAPSSLPDFASAWHAEYVLEPAFNSHILKIEAGQTNDQTIILVHGLGSLASQDWLAQIPVLAKHYHVIAIDLPGFGFSRIQKGKMSPSLYAKTLHWVNETYAHGASVVIGHSMGGAIALRYASDFPVDVKQLVIINAAGILERTAFIKSLATLPLNNSLLSDELRRVISDVQNVSDAWLESIAGGPDPTAPLNASDTAWSLLLSDTPNINAALALVNDDFSDVVRKIAVPATIIWGRQDGVAPLRTGEVLEYLIPASRLYVLNDAQHVPMKSHAQVINELILKELSYPPETELSAEPVDLANSDVDLLCKGKSGVSYRGVYRHITFDNCSNIRLESVKAQSLTLKQSKVKAKNLIIMSNGTGATITQSVLEITNGQITAPIGFQVSDSRVDVAGVSVVGTRNAISVEEPSLLIMSLSRVTSPTYKGNAHGHFSMEKKTISELLLIQK; this comes from the coding sequence GTGAATTTAAGTAAAATGGAACAAAGTTATATCGGCGTATGCAAGAAGGCATCATGGGTAGCATTGGTGATACTTTTTAGCATCAATGTTGCCATCGCGGGTGGTTTCAACGACAAATTGAAAGCAGCCTTGGAAGACGTTAAAGGCAAGGTTGATGAGTACCTCGCGTTAGATGAGCCTTTACCTGCGCCAAGCTCGCTACCAGACTTTGCGTCCGCTTGGCATGCAGAATATGTGTTGGAGCCCGCCTTTAATAGCCATATTCTAAAAATTGAAGCGGGTCAGACTAATGACCAAACTATCATTCTAGTACATGGCTTAGGTTCATTGGCCAGCCAGGACTGGTTAGCTCAGATACCTGTGTTAGCTAAACACTATCATGTTATTGCGATTGATCTGCCCGGCTTTGGATTCTCTCGAATACAGAAAGGAAAAATGTCACCCAGTCTCTATGCGAAGACTCTGCATTGGGTGAACGAGACTTATGCTCATGGCGCGAGCGTCGTCATTGGTCATTCGATGGGAGGAGCTATTGCGTTGCGTTATGCCTCTGACTTTCCTGTTGATGTAAAACAACTCGTGATTATTAATGCGGCAGGAATCCTTGAGCGTACGGCCTTTATCAAGAGTTTGGCCACATTACCTCTCAACAACAGCTTATTATCTGATGAGTTGCGAAGGGTGATCAGTGATGTCCAGAATGTGAGTGACGCCTGGCTAGAGTCTATTGCCGGAGGGCCAGATCCAACAGCCCCTCTTAATGCATCAGATACCGCTTGGTCTTTGCTGTTGTCGGATACGCCAAATATTAATGCTGCGTTGGCATTAGTGAACGATGATTTTAGTGATGTGGTTCGGAAAATAGCCGTACCGGCAACCATAATATGGGGGCGTCAGGATGGTGTTGCTCCATTGCGAACGGGGGAAGTGCTAGAGTACTTAATACCTGCCAGCCGACTATACGTGTTGAATGACGCTCAGCATGTACCGATGAAATCTCATGCTCAAGTAATAAATGAACTGATTCTCAAAGAGCTGTCCTATCCACCTGAAACTGAACTAAGCGCTGAGCCAGTCGATTTAGCCAACAGCGATGTTGACTTATTGTGCAAGGGTAAGTCGGGTGTTAGTTATCGTGGTGTTTATCGACATATTACTTTTGATAATTGTTCCAATATCCGTTTAGAGAGCGTTAAGGCGCAATCGTTAACTCTGAAGCAGTCTAAAGTTAAAGCAAAAAATTTGATCATTATGTCAAATGGAACTGGAGCTACGATTACTCAGTCAGTTCTTGAAATAACGAATGGCCAAATTACCGCCCCCATTGGATTTCAAGTTAGTGATAGCCGGGTAGATGTGGCGGGTGTCTCTGTGGTTGGCACCCGCAACGCCATTTCAGTTGAAGAACCCTCTTTGTTGATTATGTCTTTAAGTCGAGTAACTTCGCCGACATACAAAGGTAATGCACACGGTCACTTTTCGATGGAAAAGAAAACGATTAGTGAGTTGCTGCTTATCCAGAAATAA
- a CDS encoding beta-ketoacyl-[acyl-carrier-protein] synthase family protein: protein MGSKLYINGFGISCPLGDHRFGVTQKLISGDTNALQPSGALNSGRSTYIARVQYPLPKLPLSLTDYNCRNTQLLMHSYLQVQETIDEMKSLFGKARIGVVLGSSTAGIAEGERLIDSLSNDHPFPKEYRYLQQELGSVSDFLSKLADVDGPVYTVSTACSSSGKVFASASRLISSGVCDAVIVGGADSLCGLTLNGFDALESLSPDRCQPFSLNRQGINIGEGSALFVVSSEPADIAILGVGESSDGYHISAPEPSGKGAERAIRAALNDAELSPNDIGYLNLHGTATPKNDEMESEVVHRIFGNKIPCSSTKAMIGHTLGAAGAIELAFCCLLLKLTGKQAGLLPPHIWDGIKDPDLKGIHLATPDDSLRAPICMSNNFAFGGSNVSIIVGKVK from the coding sequence ATGGGCAGTAAATTGTATATCAATGGATTTGGTATCTCTTGTCCCTTAGGTGACCATAGATTCGGTGTCACGCAAAAATTAATTTCAGGCGACACGAATGCACTACAACCATCTGGAGCGCTCAACAGTGGTCGCAGTACCTACATTGCCAGAGTGCAGTATCCTCTTCCAAAATTGCCACTATCGTTAACTGATTACAATTGTCGTAACACCCAATTGTTGATGCACAGCTATCTTCAAGTTCAAGAAACGATAGACGAAATGAAGAGCCTCTTTGGTAAAGCGCGTATAGGGGTAGTTTTAGGCTCAAGTACAGCAGGTATCGCCGAAGGTGAACGCCTAATCGATAGTCTTTCGAATGATCATCCTTTTCCAAAAGAGTATCGCTACCTACAGCAAGAGTTAGGCAGCGTCTCTGATTTTCTATCTAAATTGGCTGATGTTGATGGGCCTGTATATACGGTTTCTACCGCTTGCTCTTCATCGGGTAAAGTATTTGCTTCAGCCTCCCGGCTAATAAGCTCCGGTGTATGTGATGCGGTAATTGTCGGCGGAGCAGATAGCTTGTGCGGATTGACTCTAAACGGATTCGATGCGTTGGAGTCTTTGTCGCCTGACAGATGCCAGCCATTTAGTCTGAACAGACAGGGAATCAACATCGGAGAAGGCTCTGCATTATTCGTTGTCTCAAGTGAGCCAGCTGACATAGCGATTTTAGGCGTCGGAGAATCATCTGATGGCTACCATATTTCAGCACCGGAGCCCTCAGGGAAAGGCGCAGAGCGCGCAATTAGAGCAGCGCTTAATGACGCAGAGTTATCCCCAAATGATATCGGCTATTTGAACCTCCATGGTACGGCAACGCCGAAAAACGACGAAATGGAAAGCGAAGTTGTTCACCGCATATTTGGCAACAAGATCCCTTGTAGCTCAACCAAAGCGATGATTGGTCATACGCTAGGGGCTGCAGGTGCTATCGAACTCGCCTTTTGCTGCCTGCTTCTTAAACTTACCGGTAAACAGGCTGGCTTGCTTCCACCACACATTTGGGATGGCATAAAGGATCCCGATTTAAAAGGTATTCACTTAGCGACACCTGACGACAGCTTGAGAGCCCCTATTTGTATGAGTAATAATTTTGCTTTTGGCGGAAGTAACGTCAGTATTATTGTCGGAAAGGTAAAGTAA
- a CDS encoding M61 family metallopeptidase, producing the protein MIEYTLCPSDPHAHLFDVAIKFTPNTGDPHRLWLPNWIPGSYMIRDFARHVVEITADQKGCVLPISKLDKHSWQVTPLNGEPIEVRYRVFAFDSSVRAAFLDQLRGFFNGTSVFLAVEGREDEPVQVNLEPPTDPQWAHWRVATSLQEAGAERYGFGLYNAENYDELIDHPVEFGDFSLATFSVFGVQHDIVIAGQHNACLERLCRDLREICHHHINFFGKPAPMERYLFLINAVGKGYGGLEHRNSTALLCSRYDLPETGSDKKDKAYRTFLALCSHEYFHSWNVKRIKPDTFVPYQLTRETHTEQLWLYEGVTSYYDELSLVRCGLISHDDYLEMLAETITRVQRGLGRKRQTVAESSFDAWTRFYLQDANAANAIVSYYTKGSLIALALDLSLRRITQHQCSLDLVMQTLWQEFGRTGQPTRNHTVIDIIERLTGLDYEPFFDKYLYNTDEIPLEELLTEVGIGLKLRVTASIQDKGGKQTTEHSLFWQFGATISSDIAGVKIVSVHNGSAAEDAGLSPGDLLVAFDGVRVSAENFNERFQRHTKQCQRGDQITMHVFRDDRMLVMALPLRAPMPDTAVLSITNHQRAIDWLDGCAFN; encoded by the coding sequence ATGATCGAATACACTCTCTGCCCGTCCGATCCTCACGCCCACCTTTTTGATGTGGCCATAAAATTCACCCCTAACACTGGTGATCCTCATCGCCTTTGGCTGCCGAATTGGATCCCCGGCAGTTACATGATTAGGGATTTTGCCCGCCACGTTGTCGAAATTACGGCTGACCAAAAAGGGTGTGTTTTACCAATTAGCAAGCTCGACAAACATAGCTGGCAAGTTACACCTCTTAATGGTGAACCAATAGAGGTCAGGTACCGAGTATTTGCATTTGATAGCTCAGTACGTGCCGCTTTCCTGGATCAATTACGTGGTTTTTTTAATGGCACGAGCGTATTTCTTGCCGTCGAAGGACGGGAGGATGAGCCAGTTCAGGTAAATTTGGAGCCTCCCACAGATCCACAGTGGGCGCACTGGCGTGTAGCGACCTCTTTGCAGGAAGCTGGCGCAGAACGCTACGGTTTTGGCCTTTATAATGCAGAAAATTATGACGAACTGATCGACCACCCAGTCGAGTTTGGCGACTTTTCACTTGCCACGTTCAGCGTGTTCGGCGTGCAACACGACATTGTTATCGCTGGTCAGCATAATGCTTGTTTAGAAAGGCTTTGCCGAGACCTAAGAGAGATATGTCACCACCATATAAATTTCTTTGGTAAGCCAGCACCAATGGAACGTTACCTGTTTTTGATCAATGCCGTCGGTAAAGGATATGGAGGCCTGGAGCATCGCAACTCAACAGCCCTACTCTGCAGCCGCTATGACCTACCCGAAACAGGTAGCGACAAGAAAGATAAAGCTTATCGCACATTTTTGGCTCTTTGCAGCCATGAGTATTTTCACAGCTGGAATGTCAAAAGGATCAAGCCAGATACCTTTGTGCCTTATCAGCTCACGCGAGAGACACATACAGAGCAACTTTGGCTGTATGAGGGGGTTACCTCCTACTACGACGAGCTAAGCCTGGTTAGGTGCGGATTAATCAGTCATGATGACTATTTGGAGATGCTTGCCGAAACAATCACCAGGGTACAACGAGGGTTAGGCAGGAAACGCCAAACCGTCGCAGAATCAAGCTTCGATGCGTGGACCCGTTTTTACCTGCAAGACGCTAACGCAGCCAATGCGATTGTCAGTTATTACACCAAAGGGAGCTTAATTGCCTTAGCATTAGATCTGTCATTAAGGCGAATTACGCAACACCAATGCTCCCTAGACCTCGTTATGCAGACCTTATGGCAAGAGTTTGGCCGGACGGGGCAACCAACACGTAACCATACCGTAATCGATATTATCGAGCGCCTTACCGGGCTGGACTACGAGCCGTTTTTCGATAAGTACCTATACAACACTGATGAGATCCCTCTCGAAGAATTGTTAACAGAAGTAGGCATAGGGCTCAAGCTAAGGGTAACTGCGTCGATACAAGATAAAGGGGGCAAGCAAACCACAGAGCACTCCCTCTTTTGGCAATTTGGCGCAACCATTAGTAGTGATATTGCAGGCGTAAAAATAGTTTCAGTCCATAATGGAAGTGCAGCAGAAGATGCTGGATTATCTCCAGGCGACTTGCTAGTCGCTTTTGATGGCGTGCGCGTTAGTGCAGAAAATTTTAATGAGCGATTTCAGCGACACACGAAACAGTGTCAACGTGGTGACCAAATAACGATGCATGTATTTAGAGACGATAGGATGTTAGTGATGGCCCTCCCGCTCCGTGCGCCAATGCCGGATACCGCTGTGTTGAGCATCACAAATCATCAACGTGCAATTGACTGGCTAGACGGTTGCGCATTTAACTAA
- a CDS encoding alpha/beta hydrolase, producing the protein MISKLLVMFSVCFLTACSSNWAFYAPKAESTRAESQYHFPYQNIQVTSQSGNKLDAQLHKTSVRSPLGLVMHFHGNRGNISETFDKVEWLLDEGYDVLVFDYSGYGRSEGAADPKVTYLDARSMLKIFSELSRPHDDYKKIVWGTSLGGVILISGLSEPGSRLDIDLMIVDSSFYRYSDTASHIASRYPLGKLVSWIPALIFDDHYAPEGRLSQLPNVPLLFTHCETDTLIPIEFTEQLYEEAVGAKGLWRLPNCKHARSFANENRQNQKILLQVLEQPGLVAPEFTYYAARTALYNSVLAGR; encoded by the coding sequence ATGATCAGCAAGTTACTAGTTATGTTCTCAGTATGCTTCTTAACGGCATGCAGTAGCAACTGGGCTTTTTATGCCCCAAAAGCTGAGTCAACGAGAGCAGAGTCACAATACCATTTTCCTTATCAAAATATTCAAGTCACTAGTCAGTCAGGCAACAAACTTGATGCACAACTTCACAAAACATCAGTAAGATCCCCTCTCGGCTTAGTCATGCACTTTCATGGCAACCGAGGCAATATATCAGAGACTTTCGACAAGGTTGAATGGCTGTTAGACGAAGGATATGACGTTTTGGTTTTCGACTACTCCGGCTATGGGCGTAGTGAGGGAGCAGCTGATCCCAAAGTAACTTATTTGGATGCCAGATCGATGCTAAAGATCTTTAGTGAGCTGTCTCGGCCCCATGATGACTACAAGAAGATCGTTTGGGGGACATCCCTAGGAGGCGTAATACTGATCAGCGGTCTATCTGAGCCTGGCTCACGTTTGGATATTGACCTGATGATCGTCGATTCAAGTTTTTATCGCTATTCAGACACAGCGAGCCACATTGCCAGTCGCTACCCGTTAGGTAAACTCGTATCTTGGATCCCTGCCTTAATTTTTGATGATCATTATGCGCCCGAAGGGCGTCTATCTCAGCTACCCAATGTGCCGCTTCTCTTTACTCATTGTGAAACCGACACTCTCATACCCATAGAGTTCACGGAACAGCTTTATGAAGAAGCCGTTGGAGCTAAAGGATTATGGAGGTTACCAAACTGCAAGCACGCACGCAGCTTTGCAAACGAGAACAGGCAAAATCAAAAGATACTGCTTCAAGTGCTAGAGCAACCCGGCTTAGTAGCACCAGAATTCACATACTATGCAGCGCGAACTGCACTTTACAATTCGGTTTTAGCCGGACGCTAA
- the fabG gene encoding 3-oxoacyl-ACP reductase FabG encodes MSRRVLVTGASKGIGQAIAKKLANDGFHIVVHYGSDRNGAQLTLDDIHQAGGSGELIQFMLTDRENISDKLEQQINDYGAYYGVVCNAGVLDDAAFPAMDGEMWDRVIHTNLDGFYNVLHPCIMPMVRAKSGGRIITLSSVSGVVGNRGQVNYSASKAGIIGATKSLALELASRKITVNCVAPGLIETGMVDEEVVEQAMAMIPAKRMGQPDEVAATVAFLMSDSAAYITRQVISVNGGLA; translated from the coding sequence GTGAGTAGAAGAGTTCTAGTAACAGGTGCCAGTAAAGGTATCGGGCAAGCCATTGCGAAGAAGCTAGCCAACGATGGCTTCCATATTGTTGTTCATTATGGCAGTGACCGTAATGGTGCGCAGCTGACTCTGGATGATATCCATCAAGCTGGTGGTAGCGGCGAGCTTATTCAGTTCATGCTTACCGATAGAGAGAATATCTCCGACAAACTCGAACAGCAAATCAATGATTACGGCGCATATTATGGCGTCGTATGTAATGCAGGTGTGCTAGACGATGCTGCATTTCCAGCGATGGATGGCGAGATGTGGGACCGTGTTATTCACACCAATTTAGATGGATTTTATAATGTCTTACACCCATGCATAATGCCTATGGTGCGCGCAAAAAGTGGCGGCCGCATTATCACGTTATCATCAGTGTCCGGCGTTGTGGGTAATCGTGGGCAGGTTAATTACAGCGCATCGAAAGCCGGAATAATAGGGGCAACAAAATCACTTGCCTTAGAATTAGCTAGCAGGAAGATAACCGTGAACTGTGTCGCTCCGGGGCTTATTGAGACGGGCATGGTTGACGAAGAGGTTGTAGAGCAAGCGATGGCCATGATACCAGCAAAACGTATGGGGCAACCTGACGAAGTAGCAGCGACTGTCGCCTTTTTAATGTCTGATAGCGCGGCCTATATCACCCGACAAGTAATTTCCGTGAATGGGGGGTTGGCTTAA
- a CDS encoding 4'-phosphopantetheinyl transferase family protein, producing MLASISSELRRQQYATGRLLVKHILSQALNCQTADIDIWVDHNGKPYSSCPNAPEFSISHTKDYVVVAEASVPVGVDYEHRKHTRNFLGISEHYFSENECKWIRNPYSTAQQEERFYHLWVLKEAHAKATGRGLSDSLALDYLATKPEGSKLTLGPNIQLYHSKHGRDFHLGLAAITQSPLQIEITNVAPETIK from the coding sequence ATGTTAGCGTCTATTTCCAGTGAACTTAGGCGCCAACAATATGCTACAGGGCGACTGCTAGTAAAACACATTCTGTCGCAAGCTCTCAATTGCCAAACTGCTGACATTGATATTTGGGTCGATCACAACGGGAAGCCATACAGTTCTTGCCCCAACGCTCCTGAATTTAGCATTTCCCACACAAAAGACTACGTTGTTGTCGCTGAAGCCTCTGTGCCTGTTGGCGTAGATTATGAACACCGCAAGCATACACGGAACTTCTTAGGGATCTCTGAGCACTATTTTTCCGAAAACGAGTGCAAATGGATTAGAAATCCGTACTCAACCGCACAACAAGAGGAACGGTTTTATCATTTATGGGTGCTTAAGGAGGCACATGCGAAAGCCACAGGGCGCGGGTTAAGCGACTCTTTGGCATTAGACTACTTAGCTACAAAACCTGAAGGAAGCAAGCTGACGTTAGGGCCAAACATACAGCTCTACCATAGTAAGCATGGTCGAGACTTTCACCTAGGGCTCGCAGCGATAACGCAAAGTCCTCTCCAGATAGAAATTACCAACGTCGCCCCAGAGACAATAAAATAG
- the hinT gene encoding purine nucleoside phosphoramidase, whose protein sequence is MAEETIFSKIIRQEIPTELLYQDELVTAFRDISPKAPQHILIIPNKLIPTINDVTEQDELALGRLFTVAAKLAKAQGIADDGYRLIVNCNHHGGQEVYHIHMHLLGGKSLGAMLPS, encoded by the coding sequence ATGGCCGAAGAAACTATCTTTAGTAAAATAATACGCCAAGAGATCCCTACAGAGTTGCTTTATCAAGATGAATTGGTGACTGCTTTTAGAGATATATCCCCTAAGGCGCCTCAACATATTCTGATTATCCCAAATAAACTTATCCCGACAATCAACGATGTCACAGAACAAGATGAACTCGCTTTGGGACGCTTATTCACTGTGGCTGCAAAATTAGCGAAAGCGCAAGGGATCGCCGATGATGGCTATCGATTAATAGTTAACTGCAATCACCATGGTGGTCAGGAGGTTTATCACATTCATATGCACCTGCTAGGTGGCAAATCATTGGGAGCAATGCTACCAAGCTAA
- a CDS encoding acyloxyacyl hydrolase, translated as MKIAIYPLLLISMFLFSVSFCEAKTQLLLNAGGGPQPGGSQTNYTVGADLIFWQYERSSRQTLFLGTGITYLGTDEDVNEEIYAISFFPQLNLYTDKWGENQPYFFVRALGPTYLSSRKLGEREQGKRFAFQAQVGAGVYFGADESWLVSVSYKHFSNANLFSPNDGLDVPILLSLGRRW; from the coding sequence GTGAAGATCGCTATTTACCCACTTCTCTTAATCTCGATGTTTTTATTCTCAGTCAGCTTTTGCGAAGCAAAAACACAGCTTCTATTGAATGCCGGTGGTGGGCCGCAGCCCGGTGGGAGTCAAACAAATTATACGGTCGGTGCAGACTTGATCTTTTGGCAATATGAACGTAGCAGCCGTCAGACTTTATTCTTAGGCACGGGCATCACTTATTTGGGTACGGATGAGGATGTTAATGAAGAGATATATGCCATCTCGTTTTTCCCGCAGTTAAATTTATACACTGATAAATGGGGTGAAAATCAGCCATACTTTTTTGTTCGCGCGCTTGGTCCGACCTATCTCTCTAGCAGAAAGCTTGGTGAGAGGGAGCAGGGGAAGCGTTTTGCATTTCAAGCGCAGGTAGGCGCGGGGGTGTATTTTGGTGCGGATGAATCTTGGCTAGTAAGCGTGTCGTACAAACACTTCTCTAACGCTAATTTATTTAGTCCAAATGATGGGCTCGACGTGCCTATTTTATTGTCTCTGGGGCGACGTTGGTAA